The Neofelis nebulosa isolate mNeoNeb1 chromosome X, mNeoNeb1.pri, whole genome shotgun sequence genome has a segment encoding these proteins:
- the ZMAT1 gene encoding zinc finger matrin-type protein 1 isoform X8 — protein sequence MRTYVCHICNITFTSLEMFRSHMQGNEHQIKESIIISLVKNPKKTQDSYQDECEDYIKMQKSRGPEPKICFRKMEESSLEARWYREVVDSRSTHTVFEQRLPCETFWTYPGSYSISQTAENHLPHCLPAHSKKTYDSFQDELEDYIKVQKARGLDPKFCFRKIRENSIETHGYREVDSGPRQQMFEQRFSLETSQTYQQPYNISPVESKLHYWLPVHSNRTYYSFQDELEDYIKVQKARGLEPKTCFRKVSDSSIEIHKYKEKVDFRPKHRIFEQKVPFETSHAYTGSYTISQVVENQLPHCLPAHDSIQKLDSISSCQPIRDCFPEKPVPLSLSQQENNFGSYSVESEVYKHLSENNTSDHKAGHKRRHQKRRRHLEEGEDRSEKEQSKHKRKKSYGDTNLDKDKSIRQRKRKGDQVSVSSGKLKHRKKKKSHGVPTEKEERKHKKGKKKPVEEKTEEEMLWDESILGF from the exons ATGAGGACCTACGTTTGCCATATTTGTAATATCACCTTTACATCTTTAGAAATGTTCCGGTCCCATATGCAAGGAAATGAACACCAAATTAA AGAATCCATTATTATCAGTCTAGtgaagaatcccaagaagacacAAGACTCTTACCAAGATGAATGTGAAGATTACATCAAAATGCAGAAATCAAGAGGACCAGAGCCCAAGATTTGTTTCAGGAAGATGGAAGAGAGTTCTTTGGAAGCCCGTTGGTACAGGGAAGTAGTTGATTCTAGATCCACACATACAGTGTTTGAACAGAGACTCCCATGTGAGACTTTCTGGACATACCcaggatcatacagtatttcacAAACAGCAGAAAACCATTTACCTCATTGTTTACCAGCTcattcaaagaagacatatgacTCTTTCCAAGATGAACTGGAAGATTACATCAAAGTGCAGAAAGCGAGAGGACTAGATCCAAAGTTTTGTTTCAGAAAGATAAGAGAGAACTCTATAGAGACCCATGGGTACAGAGAAGTTGACTCTGGACCCAGACAACAAATGTTTGAGCAAAGATTTTCACTTGAGACTTCCCAGACTTACCAACAACCATACAATATTTCACCAGTGGAAAGCAAGTTGCATTATTGGTTACCAGTTCATTCAAACAGAACTTATTATTCTTTCCAAGATGAGCTAGAAGATTACATCAAAGTGCAGAAAGCCAGAGGACTAGAGCCAAAGACTTGCTTCAGAAAGGTTAGTGATAGCTCTATAGAAATCCATAAGTACAAAGAAAAGGTTGATTTCAGACCCAAACATAGAATTTTTGAGCAAAAAGTCCCATTTGAGACTTCCCATGCTTACACAGGATCATACACTATTTCCCAAGTAGTGGAAAACCAGTTACCTCATTGCTTACCAGCTCATGACAGCATACAGAAACTAGACTCTATATCTTCCTGTCAACCCATCAGAGACTGTTTTCCAGAAAAGCCAGTACCCCTGAGTCTTAGTCAGCAAGAAAATAACTTTGGCTCATACAGTGTAGAATCTGAAGTTTACAAGCACCTCTCAGAAAACAATACCAGTGACCATAAAGCAGGTCATAAACGAAGACATCAGAAGAGAAGAAGGCACCTGGAAGAAGGTGAAGACAGGTCAGAGAAAGAGCAATCGaagcataaaaggaaaaagagttaTGGTGATACAAATCTAGACAAGGACAAGAGCATccgacaaaggaaaagaaagggagatcaAGTCAGCGTCAGTTCAGGAAAGCTTAAACatcgaaaaaagaaaaaaagccatggTGTGCCCACTGAGAAAGAAGAACGTAAgcacaagaaagggaaaaagaaacctgttgaagaaaagacagaagaggaaatgctTTGGGATGAATCTATTCttggattttga